From Denitrovibrio acetiphilus DSM 12809, the proteins below share one genomic window:
- a CDS encoding TRAP transporter permease, which translates to MYADLKKFEKIIFDIAAVFLVLFYSYAALIKPVSTEYHKGIYVFITYFLIFLVYKSKNKWLRIIDYILILAACVPVLYFMIFFVDLNYRAGAETIMDQWMSVVGVLMGIEVARRAVGSVFVLLGGAMILYGVFGDKVPDLFQHSGGNFLDTISVAIFLTNDGVFGIMADVLATYVLLFVLFGAFLEKSGAQKFFIDLPLAAVGHKTGGPAKVAVIASAIFGSISGSAIANTVSTGAFTIPLMKKAGFKPHVAGAVEPAASIGGMFMPPIMGAGGFIMAELTEVPYQTIMLVAIFPALMYFFSVFVMVHYEAKLHNIRGEKSAVSPKQIFKEGWHYVMPLVLITILMIMGKSPGYSAVVGMLSCVIITWTRGSKYVSIFTIVLLGVLFADSVKGFDSVNEMSAGLSTLVTFGFAALRGELRINLKEFIEASRNGTESSLKIGATVGVIGIIISMLTYSGLTLTFSSIIIHLAAGKLWLTILLIALASLVLGMGVPVTAAYLITAVVAVPALTELGVSPIAAHMVVYWLSQDSNITPPVCIAAFAGATIAKANMWLTAFNAFKFAKFLYLGPFLFAYVPAFSMRHYLPGSDSYEWFSPTTITLTFIAVIIGNYIFSYILSFHWIVLFKKKKQPA; encoded by the coding sequence GTGTATGCTGATCTGAAGAAATTTGAAAAAATCATATTTGATATTGCGGCTGTGTTCTTAGTTCTATTTTACTCATATGCTGCACTTATAAAGCCCGTATCAACCGAATACCACAAGGGTATATATGTGTTTATCACATATTTTCTGATTTTCCTCGTATATAAATCTAAAAATAAATGGCTTAGAATTATTGACTATATATTAATTCTTGCGGCATGCGTACCTGTTTTATATTTCATGATATTTTTCGTTGACTTAAACTACAGAGCAGGTGCTGAAACTATCATGGATCAGTGGATGTCTGTAGTGGGCGTACTGATGGGTATCGAAGTGGCTAGACGTGCGGTTGGTTCTGTATTTGTACTTCTCGGCGGAGCAATGATACTTTACGGTGTCTTCGGTGATAAAGTACCTGATCTCTTCCAGCACTCCGGCGGAAACTTCCTTGATACCATATCTGTTGCTATATTCCTTACAAACGATGGCGTTTTCGGAATCATGGCAGACGTTCTCGCCACATATGTACTGCTTTTTGTCCTCTTTGGTGCTTTTCTGGAAAAATCCGGAGCACAGAAGTTTTTTATCGACCTCCCACTTGCGGCTGTCGGTCACAAAACCGGAGGCCCCGCAAAAGTCGCAGTTATTGCCAGTGCAATATTCGGTTCCATATCAGGCTCTGCTATCGCAAACACAGTATCCACAGGGGCTTTCACCATACCTCTTATGAAAAAGGCTGGTTTCAAACCTCACGTTGCCGGTGCTGTTGAACCAGCAGCATCTATCGGTGGTATGTTTATGCCTCCTATCATGGGAGCCGGCGGTTTCATCATGGCGGAGCTGACAGAAGTTCCATACCAGACGATCATGCTTGTTGCTATATTTCCTGCGCTGATGTATTTCTTCAGCGTATTTGTAATGGTTCACTACGAGGCTAAACTTCATAACATCAGGGGTGAAAAATCCGCTGTCAGCCCCAAGCAGATATTTAAAGAAGGATGGCATTATGTTATGCCTCTCGTCCTTATTACCATACTCATGATAATGGGAAAATCCCCAGGCTATTCGGCTGTTGTCGGAATGCTCTCATGCGTTATCATAACATGGACAAGGGGTTCTAAATACGTATCAATATTCACTATTGTCCTGCTGGGTGTTCTCTTCGCAGACTCTGTTAAAGGCTTTGATTCGGTTAATGAAATGTCTGCCGGGCTTTCAACCCTCGTAACATTCGGCTTTGCTGCACTCAGGGGTGAGCTGAGGATTAACCTTAAAGAATTCATCGAAGCATCCAGAAACGGAACAGAATCCAGCCTGAAAATCGGAGCTACTGTTGGTGTCATAGGAATAATTATCTCTATGCTGACTTACTCCGGTCTGACACTTACATTCAGCTCAATAATAATACACCTTGCTGCCGGCAAACTGTGGCTTACTATCCTGCTTATTGCGCTTGCATCACTTGTGCTTGGTATGGGTGTTCCTGTTACTGCGGCGTACCTTATTACAGCTGTTGTTGCTGTTCCTGCCCTGACAGAACTGGGTGTTTCACCTATCGCAGCACATATGGTGGTTTACTGGCTATCTCAGGACTCAAACATAACACCTCCGGTGTGCATTGCGGCTTTTGCAGGGGCGACTATCGCAAAGGCGAATATGTGGCTAACAGCTTTTAATGCGTTCAAGTTTGCAAAGTTCCTTTATCTGGGCCCGTTCCTTTTCGCTTATGTGCCGGCCTTCAGTATGCGTCATTACCTGCCGGGAAGTGATTCATATGAATGGTTTTCACCTACAACTATTACACTGACTTTCATTGCAGTAATAATCGGTAATTATATTTTTTCTTATATACTGAGCTTCCACTGGATAGTTCTGTTCAAAAAGAAAAAACAACCCGCATAA
- a CDS encoding TAXI family TRAP transporter solute-binding subunit: MKKLIITLAAVFAVTAVLVAFPASSEAKVYKFSGGPSGGTFQYFASGISQWTNDKKLLDKDKVNVSASAGSTQNVRLISAGRADFGIAYAGDTYLATIGKLSPQDTRKYEGVRAVGYLYGAPAQLIVRADSGINSAADLVGKRVGVGKGGSGAAANAERFFKGMGVWDKMEPQFLGYNNAAAAFSNKQLDAFWVFAGYPTAAVIQAAQQNDIKLINVFTDAETHGVFNEYPFYSSIDIPANTYKGQAEVTKSFQDSALWIASEKVPEDVVYNMIKSVYSKEGLSYLVTIKKTARQMSVEGGTKGTTQLKLHPGAEKFWREMGVIK, translated from the coding sequence ATGAAAAAGCTTATTATAACACTTGCTGCAGTTTTCGCTGTTACAGCAGTGCTTGTAGCGTTCCCTGCTTCCTCGGAAGCGAAAGTTTACAAGTTCTCCGGCGGACCTTCGGGCGGTACTTTCCAGTATTTCGCCTCTGGTATCAGCCAGTGGACAAATGACAAAAAACTTCTGGACAAAGACAAAGTCAACGTCAGCGCTTCTGCCGGTTCAACTCAAAACGTAAGGCTTATCTCCGCTGGCAGAGCCGATTTCGGCATTGCTTATGCCGGTGACACATACCTTGCTACTATCGGAAAACTTTCACCGCAGGACACCAGAAAATATGAAGGTGTCAGAGCTGTTGGATATCTCTACGGTGCGCCTGCTCAGCTTATCGTAAGAGCCGATTCCGGCATAAACTCTGCTGCTGACCTTGTAGGCAAAAGGGTCGGAGTTGGTAAAGGCGGTTCCGGTGCCGCTGCAAACGCCGAACGTTTCTTCAAAGGGATGGGCGTCTGGGATAAGATGGAACCACAATTCCTTGGATATAACAACGCTGCGGCTGCTTTCTCTAACAAACAGCTTGACGCTTTCTGGGTTTTCGCAGGATACCCTACAGCGGCTGTTATTCAGGCTGCACAACAAAATGACATCAAACTCATAAATGTCTTCACAGACGCTGAAACACACGGTGTTTTTAACGAATACCCATTTTACAGCTCTATTGACATCCCCGCAAACACTTATAAAGGTCAGGCTGAAGTCACAAAGTCATTTCAGGATTCTGCTCTCTGGATAGCCAGCGAAAAAGTCCCTGAGGATGTGGTATACAACATGATCAAATCTGTCTACAGCAAAGAAGGTCTATCATACCTCGTAACCATCAAAAAGACTGCAAGACAAATGAGCGTCGAAGGCGGAACAAAAGGTACAACACAGCTTAAACTTCACCCTGGAGCTGAAAAGTTCTGGAGAGAAATGGGCGTAATCAAGTAA
- a CDS encoding universal stress protein, which produces MFKPKEILVPTDFSEYSEAALAQAVELAQQFGSKIHLVHVSAQDAEHMPMFFLDDEKVGEVKKHLAEYNKQLMDAKIEKFIKGKNVNYETHFETGSPYDKILKLADILKVDLIVISSKGKNALEGFFTGSTTEKVVRKANCCVFLVRKVLQ; this is translated from the coding sequence ATGTTTAAGCCAAAAGAGATACTCGTACCCACAGACTTTTCAGAATATTCAGAAGCTGCCCTCGCTCAGGCAGTAGAGCTCGCCCAGCAGTTCGGTTCAAAGATACACCTTGTTCACGTTTCAGCACAGGATGCAGAGCACATGCCTATGTTTTTCCTTGATGATGAAAAAGTCGGCGAAGTTAAAAAGCATCTTGCCGAATACAACAAGCAGCTCATGGACGCAAAGATAGAAAAATTCATTAAAGGTAAAAATGTTAACTACGAAACCCACTTTGAGACAGGCTCTCCGTATGATAAGATACTTAAGTTAGCCGATATACTTAAAGTTGATCTTATCGTTATTTCTTCTAAAGGTAAGAATGCACTAGAAGGATTCTTTACTGGAAGTACAACAGAAAAAGTTGTCAGAAAAGCTAACTGCTGTGTTTTTCTGGTCAGAAAAGTTCTGCAATAG
- a CDS encoding pseudouridine synthase yields MRYSRRLSEQYGLSVRMAKKYIKDGMVALDGIVTTKDLDSDEGFLELTAETKRPDVTPADYIVKEFDHIVFFDKPAFMHTDLQKPDDPITMTDVIMAYSNEFSFISRLDYTTDGVIAAVRDDFFVFETRKVYLAHVEGKIEKPFVMDNLIDADKRRKVRVLEKPGGYKTTFTPVSFENGLTLVRAEMENASRHQLRAYLAHKGHPILGDELYGGTAADRIMLHCKETYVNRFPGISCLTDNFIITTKK; encoded by the coding sequence ATGAGATACTCCAGACGCCTGTCAGAACAGTACGGACTTTCTGTACGCATGGCAAAAAAATATATTAAAGACGGAATGGTTGCTCTTGACGGTATCGTTACGACCAAAGATCTGGACAGTGACGAAGGCTTTTTAGAACTGACCGCCGAAACAAAAAGACCGGATGTCACGCCAGCAGATTACATTGTCAAAGAATTCGATCATATCGTTTTTTTTGACAAGCCGGCTTTTATGCATACTGACCTTCAGAAACCTGACGATCCTATCACGATGACTGACGTCATCATGGCATATTCAAATGAGTTCAGCTTTATATCCAGACTGGATTATACAACAGACGGTGTGATTGCGGCAGTTCGTGATGACTTTTTTGTTTTTGAGACAAGAAAAGTCTACCTTGCCCATGTCGAAGGTAAAATTGAGAAGCCCTTTGTTATGGATAACCTGATAGATGCTGATAAAAGGCGCAAGGTGAGGGTTCTGGAAAAGCCCGGAGGCTACAAAACGACATTTACACCTGTCAGTTTTGAAAATGGTCTCACACTCGTACGAGCAGAGATGGAAAATGCCTCAAGACATCAACTACGTGCGTATCTTGCTCACAAAGGGCACCCTATTCTCGGAGATGAACTTTACGGCGGGACAGCAGCAGACAGGATAATGCTTCACTGCAAAGAAACCTATGTTAACAGATTCCCGGGCATCAGCTGTCTGACAGATAATTTTATTATAACTACAAAGAAGTAA
- a CDS encoding 50S ribosomal protein L11 methyltransferase, whose translation MIEYRYGILSEKTREILAELGIYPIEEDFKGESVCNVIYFDETLPEIIEEQYLTRTPVEDTGWEEKWKEFIKPGNLTDSIRYEFDASIQSDENTIIINPSMAFGTGTHPTTKCAAELLENVCSGKNVIDAGCGSGILAITASKRGAAKVYAFDNDPVALFNTYENISLNHIDNIYAWAGVIESFRGEVQVVVANIITSVLKIIHPHVMALRPEYIIYSGILDSEYGEFISSLKLEGCEVAGESSHKEWRGVLIKCR comes from the coding sequence ATGATTGAATACAGATACGGAATACTTTCCGAAAAAACAAGAGAAATCCTTGCAGAGCTCGGTATATACCCGATAGAAGAAGACTTTAAAGGGGAGTCCGTCTGCAATGTTATATACTTTGATGAGACACTTCCTGAGATCATAGAAGAGCAATATCTGACAAGAACACCTGTCGAAGATACCGGATGGGAAGAGAAGTGGAAGGAGTTTATCAAACCGGGTAATCTTACTGATAGCATCAGGTATGAATTTGATGCTTCAATTCAGTCCGACGAAAATACTATAATCATTAATCCATCAATGGCGTTCGGGACAGGAACACACCCCACAACAAAATGTGCGGCAGAGCTGCTTGAGAATGTATGCAGCGGGAAAAATGTCATTGATGCAGGTTGCGGCAGTGGGATACTCGCAATCACAGCCTCCAAGAGGGGAGCCGCAAAAGTGTATGCGTTCGATAATGATCCGGTTGCCCTTTTTAACACTTACGAAAATATAAGTCTAAACCATATTGATAATATATATGCATGGGCAGGTGTTATTGAAAGTTTCAGAGGGGAGGTTCAGGTTGTTGTTGCGAATATCATTACAAGCGTTCTGAAAATCATCCACCCTCATGTAATGGCTCTCAGACCGGAGTACATCATATACTCCGGCATACTTGACAGTGAATATGGTGAATTCATTTCATCCCTTAAGCTTGAAGGGTGTGAGGTCGCAGGGGAGAGCAGCCACAAGGAATGGCGGGGAGTGCTTATAAAATGCCGGTAA
- a CDS encoding metallophosphoesterase family protein, with amino-acid sequence MPVTAVIGDIHGCIRTLDRLINELEKRFSGVQYISLGDIVDRGPGIREVLQLFMNMKELGILTMVRGNHEDVFLDFAEQTNDYSHENWFTYGGRATLESISEQSIPENVTALSADDFIPYMEPYLEFIKSAEYKTSMKFENNNFMFSHAGIGPSFGQANSVYEFQARQNYLFMWSRDTWRSTEKYYGYTMVHGHTPVKEIEAHNDPYRPFVNRNKRGDLVSVAIDTGCVYGYSLSSMVIDTSGDFDFVSVRNCE; translated from the coding sequence ATGCCGGTAACAGCGGTTATTGGAGATATCCACGGGTGTATACGCACCCTTGACAGGTTAATAAATGAACTTGAGAAGAGATTCAGCGGAGTTCAGTACATTTCTCTCGGAGATATTGTAGACAGAGGTCCGGGAATACGCGAGGTTCTACAGCTTTTTATGAACATGAAAGAGCTTGGGATTCTGACTATGGTTCGTGGAAATCACGAAGATGTTTTCCTTGATTTTGCCGAACAGACAAATGACTATAGTCATGAAAACTGGTTTACTTACGGCGGCAGGGCAACGCTTGAAAGTATATCAGAACAGTCAATACCTGAAAATGTTACAGCGTTGAGCGCTGATGACTTTATACCTTACATGGAACCTTATCTTGAGTTTATCAAAAGTGCGGAATACAAGACTAGTATGAAGTTTGAAAACAATAACTTTATGTTTTCCCATGCGGGGATAGGTCCTTCCTTTGGGCAGGCTAACAGTGTCTATGAGTTTCAGGCAAGGCAAAACTATCTTTTCATGTGGTCCAGAGACACCTGGCGTTCCACAGAGAAGTATTACGGCTATACCATGGTGCATGGACACACTCCGGTTAAAGAGATTGAAGCTCATAACGATCCTTACAGACCCTTTGTGAATAGAAATAAAAGGGGGGATCTGGTTAGTGTGGCAATAGATACCGGCTGTGTTTACGGGTACTCCCTGAGCAGCATGGTTATCGATACCAGCGGAGACTTTGACTTTGTGAGTGTGAGGAATTGTGAATGA
- a CDS encoding RsmE family RNA methyltransferase — protein sequence MKRIYLAQKLTDIFELEGDYFHYLKNVVRAKAGDLIGVLADDEYAECTITDMGKRNAVMSVESCRPAKRYTHKLKVYQCLLKREYMDFAVEKYTELGATEIVPVISERSLNDLKDKTMQRYHDISVKAALQSENEQLPVIHDAVGIADIQPDMQSNLIFYERCEERGCFNTTNEMSIVIGPEGGFTEEEYHMLKDKGFTPVRPIDNILKAETASVVFTGYIRILQENL from the coding sequence ATGAAACGAATTTATCTGGCTCAGAAGCTGACAGATATTTTTGAACTTGAGGGTGATTATTTTCACTATCTTAAGAATGTCGTGAGAGCAAAAGCTGGTGATCTTATAGGGGTTCTCGCAGACGATGAATACGCAGAATGTACTATTACTGATATGGGGAAAAGAAATGCCGTGATGTCTGTTGAAAGCTGTCGTCCGGCAAAACGTTATACCCATAAGCTGAAAGTTTATCAGTGCCTTTTAAAGCGGGAATACATGGATTTTGCCGTTGAGAAATACACAGAGCTTGGTGCGACAGAGATAGTACCCGTTATCTCCGAGCGGAGCCTGAATGACCTGAAAGACAAAACTATGCAGAGGTATCATGATATATCCGTAAAAGCAGCGCTCCAGTCAGAAAATGAACAGCTTCCGGTTATACATGATGCAGTTGGCATTGCGGATATTCAGCCGGATATGCAGAGTAACTTAATTTTCTATGAACGTTGTGAAGAGCGTGGGTGTTTCAACACCACAAATGAGATGAGCATTGTGATTGGTCCTGAAGGAGGCTTCACCGAAGAAGAATATCATATGCTGAAAGATAAAGGGTTTACACCTGTGAGACCGATAGATAATATCCTTAAGGCTGAGACTGCATCAGTTGTTTTTACCGGATATATACGCATACTTCAGGAGAACCTGTGA
- a CDS encoding nucleoside deaminase, translating into MNGFTEQDIFFMNEAVKEAEGAAAKGEVPIGAVVVSEGAVIGRGSNKKNSGKSALNHAEIIAIEDASSKIGDWRLDECTLYVTLEPCLMCAGAIIHARIRNVIFGTTEPKFGGVISLARTFDIDGLNHKVSYKGGLHSDEISAMMKQFFKEVRSRKQS; encoded by the coding sequence GTGAACGGATTTACTGAACAAGACATATTCTTTATGAACGAAGCTGTCAAAGAGGCAGAGGGTGCAGCGGCAAAAGGCGAAGTTCCTATAGGAGCTGTAGTTGTGTCTGAAGGCGCAGTGATAGGGCGGGGCTCTAACAAAAAGAACAGCGGTAAATCTGCACTGAACCACGCAGAAATAATAGCAATAGAAGATGCCTCGTCAAAGATAGGGGACTGGCGTCTGGACGAGTGCACACTTTATGTCACTCTTGAACCGTGCCTTATGTGCGCAGGTGCAATAATCCATGCCCGGATAAGGAATGTTATTTTCGGCACTACTGAGCCCAAATTCGGAGGAGTTATTTCGCTAGCCAGAACTTTTGATATTGATGGTCTTAATCATAAGGTCAGTTACAAAGGAGGGCTGCACTCCGATGAAATTTCTGCAATGATGAAGCAATTCTTTAAAGAAGTTCGCTCCAGAAAGCAGTCTTAG
- a CDS encoding PilZ domain-containing protein: MPVQLEERRQFKRYSAVPIKIYLKRDGEFRFTEMLDISLGGLQVRTNIDFNIYENYECQVEIPLKDGKDIIYAKAMVWRIEPDESNMKLGKRFVAFRFIEIHEYDKVVIAEFLSSFDEDVPYT; encoded by the coding sequence ATGCCGGTACAATTGGAAGAAAGAAGACAATTTAAAAGATACAGCGCTGTCCCAATAAAGATATACCTTAAGCGTGACGGTGAATTCCGCTTCACAGAAATGCTCGATATCAGCCTTGGCGGGCTTCAGGTCAGAACAAATATAGACTTCAATATTTATGAAAATTACGAGTGTCAGGTAGAAATCCCTCTCAAAGATGGAAAGGACATTATATATGCAAAAGCAATGGTCTGGCGCATTGAACCTGACGAGTCTAACATGAAACTAGGCAAAAGATTTGTGGCGTTCAGATTTATAGAAATACATGAATATGATAAAGTTGTTATTGCAGAATTTCTCTCAAGTTTTGATGAGGATGTGCCTTACACCTAA
- the priA gene encoding replication restart helicase PriA: MKYYDVILPVPTGGIYTYTSEDEIQNGVRATVPLGRRTLTGIVLRENTAPDESIKYRNISTVHDTNPIFSCEYMDLIMKISEYYCAGAGQVLKGVISEQVYTSEKTTVEIKHFEPKELTLNEAQLSVYNGIYSSLKDGFSTHLVHGVTGSGKTEIFIELAKKVIAEGKQVLYLVPEISLTPQLENRLSARMGFDVLSYHSKKTPKKRKEAFWSFSAGTLPMMLGARSSLFVPAKEIGLIIVDEEHESSYKQDEIPSYQLRDMSVLYGKILKIPVILASATPSLESWANAKSGKYLYHSIPCRPDTDMPEIQIVDMKEEEPIGGILSIPLYDAIYETINRGEQVILLINRKGYSHTLYCRKCGNIINCSNCSVAVTYYKSTNTCKCNYCSQEVRRPKCLHCGSDDITDYGAGTEKVAEVLETAFEKKILRLDTENVKSYKKLSEMLKSFEDGEYPIMAGTQLVAKGLDFGNVTLAGIINIDNMFTLPDFRANERAYQLLLQLAGRAGRADKKGRVVIQTAMPELDLFKRLDCLDTTFYEMEMARRKLFNYPPFYKMCRITLSHTKEEAVKDAAFLVYDTLLRFKNDAEVFYPAQAPIYKIQNRFRYGIIIKSPLNSELSKLIRAAANTLKDNAKTTLRIKIDRDPHFFM; the protein is encoded by the coding sequence ATGAAATATTACGATGTCATCCTGCCTGTTCCAACAGGCGGGATTTACACCTATACATCCGAAGACGAAATTCAGAACGGGGTCAGAGCCACTGTCCCCCTGGGCAGAAGAACTCTCACCGGCATAGTCCTCAGAGAAAACACGGCTCCGGATGAATCCATAAAATACAGAAATATCAGCACAGTACACGACACAAACCCAATCTTCAGCTGCGAATACATGGATCTGATAATGAAAATATCAGAGTACTATTGTGCCGGTGCAGGGCAGGTTCTGAAGGGTGTCATCTCCGAACAGGTCTACACCAGCGAGAAAACTACAGTAGAGATAAAACATTTTGAACCGAAAGAACTAACCCTCAACGAAGCGCAGCTTTCTGTCTATAACGGTATATATTCATCACTGAAAGACGGCTTCTCAACCCATCTGGTGCACGGCGTTACCGGCAGCGGGAAAACAGAGATATTCATAGAGCTAGCAAAAAAAGTTATAGCCGAAGGCAAACAGGTGCTCTACCTAGTGCCTGAAATATCCCTTACACCTCAGCTTGAAAACAGGCTGTCTGCACGCATGGGGTTCGACGTATTGTCATACCACAGCAAGAAGACACCAAAGAAGCGCAAAGAAGCGTTCTGGAGCTTCTCAGCCGGCACATTGCCGATGATGCTGGGGGCAAGAAGCTCGCTCTTTGTCCCGGCAAAAGAGATAGGTCTTATAATAGTCGATGAAGAGCACGAAAGCAGTTATAAGCAGGACGAGATCCCCTCTTATCAGCTTCGGGATATGTCTGTCCTTTACGGAAAGATACTCAAAATACCTGTGATTCTGGCAAGTGCCACACCATCACTTGAAAGCTGGGCAAACGCTAAAAGCGGAAAATACTTATATCACTCTATCCCGTGCAGACCAGACACCGATATGCCGGAAATTCAGATAGTAGACATGAAAGAGGAAGAACCTATAGGCGGTATTCTGTCCATCCCGCTCTACGATGCAATATATGAAACTATAAACAGAGGTGAGCAGGTCATACTGCTGATAAACAGAAAAGGCTACTCCCACACCCTGTACTGCCGGAAATGCGGAAATATTATAAACTGCTCTAACTGTTCTGTCGCCGTAACATACTATAAGTCAACAAATACATGCAAATGCAACTACTGTTCTCAGGAAGTCAGAAGACCTAAATGCCTCCACTGCGGAAGTGACGACATAACCGACTACGGCGCAGGAACTGAAAAAGTTGCAGAAGTTCTGGAAACAGCATTTGAAAAGAAAATACTCCGACTCGACACTGAAAATGTTAAATCGTACAAAAAACTCTCCGAAATGCTTAAAAGCTTCGAAGATGGCGAATACCCTATCATGGCAGGGACTCAGCTTGTGGCAAAGGGGCTTGATTTCGGCAATGTAACACTGGCAGGCATCATAAATATTGACAACATGTTCACTCTGCCGGACTTCAGAGCAAATGAAAGAGCATACCAGCTTCTGCTGCAACTTGCAGGACGTGCCGGGCGTGCAGATAAAAAAGGACGTGTTGTTATACAAACAGCAATGCCCGAACTTGACCTTTTTAAAAGGCTGGATTGTCTGGACACCACATTTTACGAAATGGAGATGGCACGGAGGAAACTTTTCAACTATCCGCCATTTTATAAAATGTGCCGTATAACCCTCTCTCACACAAAAGAAGAGGCTGTGAAAGACGCCGCATTCCTTGTTTACGACACTCTCCTCCGTTTTAAAAATGATGCAGAGGTATTTTACCCCGCACAGGCGCCGATATATAAAATACAAAACAGGTTCCGCTATGGAATCATCATAAAAAGTCCATTGAACTCAGAACTGTCGAAATTAATCAGAGCAGCAGCCAACACTTTAAAAGATAACGCTAAAACAACACTTCGTATTAAAATAGACCGTGACCCTCACTTTTTCATGTGA
- a CDS encoding fatty acid--CoA ligase, which yields MHIDLVHKCLERQAERQSRKKYLFFNDEKFTYRDINKRANRLAHILIEKGINKGDRVAVMLENSPEFFVTFFGILKSGGIAIPVNTFLKQEEVAYMINDSQAKFFVTSQNFENVATGIKALCENLSSVIAYTETSFSSDNVNTSAVINENNPEIEITKDDLAVFIYSSGTTGHPKGAMLTHSNMTSNTAACLARFKVTIKDRFLLFLPAFHSYAMMTCIILPTYVGSSIIILESVNDLKKKTFKKILLYKRPTFFLGVPQVYMALLKSKMPKFFIKYLYPIRLHVSGGAPLPEETLEQFRQKFGRPIIEGYGLSEASPVVSANKLKEQKPLSVGPALKGVEAKVVNEFEKEVPTGDVGELIVKGPNVMQGYWNMPELTKSALRNGWLFTGDLAKIDEDGYIYIVDRKKDLIIVKGMNVYPREIEEVLHKHERIAAAAVIGMPDKASGEIPVAYVKPKDDVELTDKEIRVYLKNCLANYKLPKQIYVKTDLPMTVTGKILKRELKAKALNK from the coding sequence ATGCATATTGATCTAGTTCATAAATGCCTTGAAAGACAGGCTGAAAGACAAAGCAGAAAGAAATATTTATTTTTTAATGATGAGAAATTTACCTACAGAGATATAAATAAGCGTGCTAACAGGCTGGCGCATATCCTTATAGAAAAAGGGATAAATAAAGGTGACCGTGTTGCCGTTATGCTTGAAAACAGCCCTGAGTTTTTCGTTACATTCTTCGGAATATTAAAATCCGGCGGAATAGCAATCCCGGTGAACACATTCCTCAAGCAGGAAGAAGTCGCCTATATGATTAACGACAGTCAGGCTAAGTTTTTTGTGACATCACAAAACTTCGAAAACGTTGCCACAGGGATAAAGGCTCTTTGCGAAAACCTTAGCTCTGTTATCGCATACACTGAAACATCTTTCAGCTCAGACAATGTAAACACGTCAGCAGTCATAAATGAAAATAATCCAGAAATAGAAATAACCAAAGACGACCTCGCAGTTTTTATATATTCATCAGGTACGACAGGTCACCCAAAGGGTGCAATGCTGACTCACAGCAATATGACTTCGAACACAGCTGCATGTCTGGCAAGATTCAAAGTTACCATCAAGGACAGGTTCCTGCTCTTTCTTCCTGCTTTTCACTCTTACGCAATGATGACATGTATCATACTGCCAACATATGTGGGTTCATCCATCATTATTCTTGAAAGCGTGAATGACCTTAAAAAGAAAACATTCAAAAAGATACTTTTATACAAACGCCCGACTTTTTTCCTCGGTGTTCCGCAGGTTTATATGGCACTCTTAAAATCAAAGATGCCGAAATTTTTTATAAAATATCTATACCCTATAAGGCTTCATGTCAGCGGAGGAGCACCACTTCCTGAGGAAACACTTGAGCAGTTCAGACAGAAGTTCGGACGACCGATAATAGAAGGGTACGGGCTTTCTGAGGCATCACCTGTTGTTTCCGCAAATAAGCTGAAGGAACAAAAACCTCTCTCTGTCGGCCCCGCATTGAAAGGTGTCGAAGCCAAAGTAGTCAATGAATTTGAAAAAGAAGTGCCTACCGGTGACGTCGGAGAGCTCATTGTCAAAGGACCAAACGTTATGCAGGGGTATTGGAATATGCCTGAGCTTACTAAAAGCGCCCTCCGCAACGGGTGGCTCTTCACAGGTGATCTGGCGAAAATTGACGAGGACGGATATATATATATTGTTGACCGCAAAAAAGATCTTATCATTGTAAAAGGGATGAATGTTTATCCCAGAGAGATAGAAGAAGTCCTTCACAAACATGAAAGAATTGCAGCAGCGGCAGTTATAGGGATGCCTGACAAAGCAAGCGGCGAAATCCCTGTTGCGTATGTCAAACCGAAAGACGATGTTGAATTAACAGATAAGGAAATACGTGTGTATCTGAAAAACTGTCTCGCAAATTATAAACTGCCGAAACAGATTTATGTGAAAACCGATCTCCCCATGACTGTCACAGGGAAAATACTCAAGAGAGAGCTGAAAGCCAAAGCTCTGAACAAATGA